The Polynucleobacter sp. MWH-UH2A DNA segment CCAAATCTATCAATCGCCTAACCTTGAACGGAAAGTCTATTCGTTCTTAATGGTTCGTCTGTATTGCTAGGACTAGATTGCAGATAAAAAACCACCCTCGGGTGGCTTTTGTTTTGAATACGTACTACCGGTCAAGCTGCTTGTAGAGTTAGTTCACTCCATGTAGCTCAACATCAAATACGAGGGTTGCATTGGGTGGAATAACACCGCCAGCACCGCGAGCGCCATAGCCCATCTCTGCTGGAATGATTAGGGTACGCTTGCCGCCAATCTTCATTCCGGCAACACCTTGATCCCAGCCCTTAATGACATGCCCAGCACCCAATGGGAAGCTAAACAGTTGGCCGCGATCGAGTGAGCTATCAAATTTTGTGCCTTTATGGTCTGGCGCATTTTCATCATAGAGCCAGCCGGTATAGTGCACGTCAACGTGATTGCCGGCAGTGGCTTCTTTGCCATCGCCAACAACGGTATCAATTTTCTGGAGTTCAGACATGGTGTATTCCTTAATGTATCTATTTCTATAAGTTCAAATGACTGGCTAGTATAGGCGTATCAGACTTCACTTGTCTTGCGATATTGGAGGCCAAGCCAGATGAGTGCAATTGCCGTAATCGTAGCGGGAATGAGTGATCCTAAATTCAGAATATCCCAGCCTTGGGAGGTAATAAGGGCGCCAGACCCAAAGGAAGTAAATGCCATCGTGCCGAAAACAAAGAAATTAATTGCCGCCTGAGCTTTGTCACGTTCATTTGGTTTATAGGCTGTCATAGCCAATGAGGTGGAGCCGGTGAATAGAAAATTCCAGCCCACACCAAGTAAAAAGAGGGCAATGAAAAATTGATGCAGATCAGTGCCACTCAGGGCGATAAAAATACAAATGAAATTGAGGCTGACACCGAGCCCCATGATTTTGAGGGCGCCAAAACGTTGGATAAGTGTCCCTGTAAAAAAGCCGGGCGCGAACATGCCAATGACATGCCACTCTAGTACCAAGGCAGTGTCTGAAAAGGGTAAGCCACAAATTTGCATCGCCAATGGTGTGGCTGCCATGAGGAGGTTCATAACGCCATAACCCAGTGCTGCGCCGATGACCGCTACTAGAAACACAGGTTGGCGCAAGATGCTATTAAGGGGTCTGCCATCGGAGAGTGCATGTTGGGTTTTAAATTCTTCAGGAAAATGAATGAACTGCATCACTACTATCCCGATGAAGGCTGCAATAGACAAAGTGAGATAAGCGCCTAAGAAGGCGGTCTCAAACAAATTGCGAGTCCATGAGGCGAGATTAGGTCCGATGACGGCGCCCAAAATACCGCCCGCTAAAACCCATGAGACAGCCTTATCTCTCTGGCTCACTTCAGTGAGCTCTGCTGCCGCAAAACGATAGAGCTGACCATTCGCACTGTAATAACCAGCGATAAATGTCCCTAGGACTAATAACCAGAAGTTTTTGCTCAGGGCTGCATAAGCGCAAAGCAGGGCTGACAAAGCAGCCACCAATAGTCCAAGTTGGAAGGAAATTTTCCGTCCAAAGTGATTTTGTGACTTTGCTACCAGAGAGGTGGAGAAAGCCGCGCCGACAACATAGCCCATGACTGGCAAGGTTGCCATCCAGTTAGCGGGGGCCAGGCTATAGCCAACTAGACCGTTAATAGCGATAAAAGTGACATTATTGGTCAGAAATAAGCCCTGGCAAATAATGAGCAATATCAGGTTCTTATTGAGGAGGGGGTGCTGGTTGCTGGGCATGGCTTGCAGTTTACGAGGAAATGACTGCCGCTGCCGTCTCGGTGGATTCCCTTAAATTGGGCTCTATATGCGGTTTTTGGATGAAAAACCTCAATGAATGCCAATCCTGATGATTTAAAATTGAACCCTCGCCTCATTGGCAAAAGTGTGCGTTTTAACGATAAAACACACTAACTAAAAGTGCTTTGCAAAATGCGGAATATGAGAGTGGCAGGGTAAAAACCTGACTCTGTAAATTTATCAATATTGAGGAAACGTTAATGGCTTCAGAGAAATCAAAGATTATTTACACGCTGACAGACGAAGCGCCGCTTTTGGCGACTTGCGCATTTTTGCCAGTTATTCGTACTTTCACAGCGCCAGCTGGAGTAGAGATTGTGAAGAGCGATATCTCTGTTGCCGCGCGTATTTTGGCTGAGTTCTCTGACTGTTTAACAGATCAGCAAAAAGTTCCAGATAATTTGGCCGAGTTAGGCAAGATGACTTTGCAGCCAGATACCAACATTATTAAGTTGCCAAACATTAGTGCTTCTGTGCCGCAGTTGGTTGCAGCAATTAAAGAGCTGCAAAACAAGGGTTACAAGATCCCTAACTTCCCAGATGATCCTAAGACAGATGAAGAAAAGGCGATTCGTACTCGCTACTCTAAGTGCTTGGGCAGTTCTGTGAACCCAGTTTTACGTGAAGGTAACTCTGACCGTCGTGCACCACCCGCTGTAAAGCGCTATGCACGCAAGAACCCTCACTCCATGGGTGAGTGGAGCCAAGCTTCCCGCACACACGTTTCCCATATGCATGGTGGCGACTTCTACTCCAGCGAGAAGTCCATGACGATGACTAAGGCTTGTGATGTGAAGATGGACTTGGTTACTAAGAGTGGCAAAACTATTGTTCTAAAACCAAAAGTCTCTTTGCTTGCCGGTGAAATCATCGACAGCATGTACATGAGCAAAAAAGCTTTGTGCGAGTTCTACGAAAAAGAAATTGAAGATGCGTATAAGACTGGCATGATGTTGTCCTTGCACGTCAAGGCAACCATGATGAAGGTGTCACACCCGATCGTATTTGGTCACGCTGTGAAGATTTTCTATAAAGACGCTTTTGAAAAGCATGCGAAGTTGTTTGAAGAGTTGGGCGTGAATGCCAACAACGGTATGAGCAGCTTGTATGACAAGATTAAAACTCTGCCTGAGTCTAAGCGTGAAGAAATCATTCAGGATTTGCATGCATG contains these protein-coding regions:
- a CDS encoding FKBP-type peptidyl-prolyl cis-trans isomerase, with amino-acid sequence MSELQKIDTVVGDGKEATAGNHVDVHYTGWLYDENAPDHKGTKFDSSLDRGQLFSFPLGAGHVIKGWDQGVAGMKIGGKRTLIIPAEMGYGARGAGGVIPPNATLVFDVELHGVN
- a CDS encoding MFS transporter, which gives rise to MPSNQHPLLNKNLILLIICQGLFLTNNVTFIAINGLVGYSLAPANWMATLPVMGYVVGAAFSTSLVAKSQNHFGRKISFQLGLLVAALSALLCAYAALSKNFWLLVLGTFIAGYYSANGQLYRFAAAELTEVSQRDKAVSWVLAGGILGAVIGPNLASWTRNLFETAFLGAYLTLSIAAFIGIVVMQFIHFPEEFKTQHALSDGRPLNSILRQPVFLVAVIGAALGYGVMNLLMAATPLAMQICGLPFSDTALVLEWHVIGMFAPGFFTGTLIQRFGALKIMGLGVSLNFICIFIALSGTDLHQFFIALFLLGVGWNFLFTGSTSLAMTAYKPNERDKAQAAINFFVFGTMAFTSFGSGALITSQGWDILNLGSLIPATITAIALIWLGLQYRKTSEV